From Anopheles arabiensis isolate DONGOLA chromosome 3, AaraD3, whole genome shotgun sequence, a single genomic window includes:
- the LOC120903503 gene encoding dual 3',5'-cyclic-AMP and -GMP phosphodiesterase 11-like isoform X6, producing MPTEQGGTVGLDATLGSRAGVPLPLQLPPHSNLHHHHPHHNHHSHHHANSSSSSGSNSGSSGSHHPPPNSHHHHHHHHHHHQQTGALGCGGCTGGPTQGAQGSAGGAIGGGGGYDAEFARMESWLDENPEFMQDYFIRKATRNMVDGWLVSHATPVTTAANSVDSPTHGTNQPSSSRGGSGATTPVRKISAHEFERGGLLKPIVNTIDGTPTFLSISPQNESSASGSTQCCPNGVTYCGANLRPLRLSRNELKQLDERELIFELVKDICNDLDVRSLCHKILQNVSILLNADRGSLFLVQGKSTCGGDNTKKCLVSKLFDVCSNSTLEEMEQQDEVKVAWGTGIAGHVAESGEPVNIPDAYQDERFNREIDVQTGYRTKALLCMPIKDASGDVVGVAQVINKQGDQCFSTADEKIFSSYLQFCGIGLRNAQLYEKSQLEVKRNQVLLDLARMIFEEQSTIEHMVFRILTHMQSLIQCQRVQILLVHEASKGSFSRVFDFEANDLSGEDGDARTSPFESRFPINVGITGYVATTGETVNICNAYEDDRFDPSVDEGLNFRHKTILCMAIKNSLSQIIGVIQLINKFDDLTFTKNDENFVEAFAIFCGMGIHNTHMYEKAIIAMAKQSVTLEVLSYHASATIDDAYRLRQLKVPSSAFFKLYDFKFDDLTLDDDHTLKACLRMFLDLDLVERFHIEYEVLCRWLLSVKKNYRNVTYHNWRHAFNVTQMMFAILTSTQWWKIFGEIECLALIIACLCHDLDHRGTNNSFQIKASSPLAQLYSTSTMEHHHFDQCLMIINSPGNQILSNMSSEDYSRVIRVLEDAILSTDLAVYFRKRGAFLNLVEPASEMSSWQAEEPRSLLRAMSMTVCDLSAITKPWEIEKRVADLVSSEFFEQGDMERQELNITPIDIMNREKEDQLPMMQVGFIDSICIPIYEAFATLSDKLTPLIDGVRENKQHWIELAQSAKEAYANNNNTSENNNNNKSPCTDHAEDDGHQQDGVVECVGSPLGSPASNGTTPRKLSLEPDCTDSGHHHSIGSHESATTNSCRSIKEKIVGRLGADLASSPPYADKPSFLVVGQKGNGWVNGDKVRLIRLSSSDGKTSELLLDDQLPRHPATVDDQDALDAALE from the exons ATGCCCACCGAGCAGGGGGGCACAGTGGGGCTCGATGCTACGTTGGGCTCTCGTGCTGGTGTCCCCCTGCCGCTACAGCTACCACCACACAGCAaccttcaccatcaccacccgcaccacaaccaccacagcCACCATCATgcaaatagcagcagcagcagcggcagcaacagcggcaGTAGCGGTAGCCATCATCCTCCCCCCAACagccatcaccatcaccatcaccatcatcaccatcaccagcagaCAGGGGCGCTGGGTTGCGGCGGCTGCACGGGAGGTCCAACCCAAGGCGCTCAAGGATCGGCAGGTGGAGccattggtggtggtggcggataCGATGCCGAGTTTGCCCGCATGGAGTCGTGGCTGGACGAGAACCCGGAGTTCATGCAGGATTACTTCATCCGCAAGGCGACGCGCAACATGGTGGACGGGTGGCTCGTTTCGCACGCCACACCGGTGACCACGGCGGCCAACAGTGTGGACTCGCCGACGCACGGCACCAATCAGCCGAGCTCGTCACGCGGCGGTTCCGGCGCGACAACACCCGTCAG GAAAATATCTGCCCACGAGTTCGAACGAGGCGGCCTGTTGAAACCGATCGTGAACACCATTGACGGCACACCGACCTTCCTGAGCATCAGCCCACAGAACGAGTCGTCCGCTTCCGGCAGCACCCAGTGCTGCCCGAACGGTGTCACGTACTGTGGGGCCAACCTGCGACCGCTCCGCCTGTCCCGCAACGAGCTGAAGCAGCTCGACGAGCGGGAGCTTATATTCGAGCTG gtgAAAGATATATGCAATGATCTCGACGTACGCTCGCTCTGTCACAAAATCCTGCAAAATGTGTCAATTCTGCTGAATGCCGATCGTGGCTCACTGTTCCTGGTGCAGGGCAAGAGTACCTGCGGTGGCGACAATACCAAAAA ATGCTTAGTGTCGAAGCTGTTCGACGTGTGCTCCAACAGTACGCTGGAGGAGATGGAGCAGCAGGACGAGGTAAAGGTGGCCTGGGGTACCGGGATCGCTGGACACGTTGCCGAAAGTGGTGAACCTGTAAATATACCGGATGCTTACCAG gATGAACGTTTCAACCGGGAAATCGATGTACAAACTGGCTACCGTACAAAGGCGCTACTCTGCATGCCAATCAAGGATGCGTCCGGGGATGTGGTTGGGGTCGCGCAAGTGATAAACAAACAGGGTGATCAGTGCTTTAGCACCGCGGACGAGAAG ATTTTCTCCTCCTACCTGCAGTTCTGTGGCATCGGGCTTCGGAATGCGCAACTGTACGAAAAGTCACAGCTAGAGGTGAAACGCAACCAGGTGCTGCTCGATCTCGCCAGGATGATCTTCGAGGAGCAGAGCACGATCGAGCACATGGTGTTTCGCATTCTGACCCACATGCAGAGCTTAATACAATGCCAAAGAGTGCAG ATCCTGCTGGTGCACGAAGCGTCCAAGGGTAGCTTTTCGCGGGTGTTCGACTTCGAAGCCAACGATCTCAGCGGCGAGGACGGCGATGCTCGCACGAGCCCGTTCGAGTCCCGCTTTCCGATCAACGTCGGAATTACTGGCTACGTGGCAACAACTGGCGAG ACTGTAAATATCTGCAACGCGTACGAGGACGATCGGTTCGATCCGAGTGTCGACGAAGGGCTCAATTTCCGCCACAAAACCATCCTCTGTATGGCGATCAAGAATTCATTAAGTCAAATTATAGGAGTAATCCAGCTGATCAACAAGTTCGATGATCTA ACTTTTaccaaaaatgatgaaaactTTGTTGAAGCGTTCGCCATCTTTTGCGGCATGGGCATTCACAACACGCACATGTACGAGAAGGCAATCATCGCGATGGCAAAGCAGAGTGTCACGCTGGAGGTGCTGAGCTATCACGCCTCCGCCACCATCGATGATGCGTACCGGTTACGG CAACTAAAAGTGCCATCATCCGCGTTCTTCAAACTGTACGACTTCAAGTTCGACGATCTGACACTGGACGACGACCACACGCTGAAGGCGTGCCTGCGCATGTTTCTGGACCTGGATCTGGTCGAGCGGTTTCACATCGAGTACGAGGTCCTGTGCCGGTGGTTGCTGAGCGTGAAGAAAAACTATCGCAACGTGACGTACCACAACTGGCGGCACGCGTTCAACGTGACGCAGATGATGTTTGCCATCCTCACGTCGACCCAGTGGTGGAAGATCTTTGGCGAGATTGAGTGCCTTGCGCTGATCATAGCCTGCCTGTGCCACGATCTGGATCACCGTGGGACCAACAATTCGTTCCAGATTAA AGCCTCGTCACCGCTGGCTCAGCTCTACTCGACGTCCACGATGGAGCACCATCACTTCGACCAGTGTCTGATGATCATCAACAGCCCCGGCAACCAGATACTGTCCAACATGTCCTCGGAGGACTACAGCCGTGTGATACGCGTGCTCGAAGATGCCATCCTATCCACCGATCTGGCCGTTTATTTCAG GAAACGTGGAGCCTTTTTGAATTTAGTCGAACCGGCCAGTGAAATGAGTTCCTGGCAGGCGGAGGAGCCACGCTCGCTGCTGCGCGCGATGAGCATGACCGTCTGCGACCTGTCCGCCATCACCAAGCCGTGGGAAATCGAGAAGCGCGTCGCCGATCTGGTCAGCTCGGAGTTCTTCGAGCAGGGCGATATGGAGCGGCAAGAGTTAAACATCACACCGATT GATATAATGAATCGAGAGAAGGAGGATCAATTGCCAATGATGCAGGTTGGCTTTATTGATTCGATCTGTATTCCTATTTATGAG GCTTTTGCAACCCTGTCCGACAAGCTGACGCCGCTGATCGATGGTGTGCGGGAGAACAAGCAGCACTGGATCGAGCTGGCCCAAAGCGCGAAGGAGGCGTAcgcaaacaacaataacacgagcgaaaacaataataacaacaagaGCCCCTGCACGGACCATGCGGAGGACGACGGCCACCAGCAGGATGGGGTGGTGGAGTGCGTCGGCAGCCCGCTCGGATCACCAGCAAGTAATGGAACTACCCCGCGTAAGCTTTCCCTTGAACCTGATTGTACTGATAGTGGTCACCACCACAGTATAGGTAGCCACGAGTCGGCCACCACTAACAGTTGTCGTAGCATAAAGGAGAAGATCGTCGGCCGGCTGGGGGCCGATCTCGCATCGTCGCCACCGTACGCGGACAAGCCCTCGTTCCTGGTGGTCGGCCAGAAGGGCAACGGATGGGTGAACGGGGACAAGGTGCGGCTCATACGGCTGTCATCGTCGGATGGTAAGACgagcgagctgctgctggacgatcAGCTGCCGCGGCATCCGGCGACGGTGGACGACCAGGACGCGCTCGACGCAGCGTTGGAGTGA
- the LOC120903503 gene encoding dual 3',5'-cyclic-AMP and -GMP phosphodiesterase 11-like isoform X4 produces MNSLLSYALRGEGKGPSATAGIGTHSNIHKLWRPNDAVRLLGTNWTLARKLGLHLRSIEEPQSRMPTEQGGTVGLDATLGSRAGVPLPLQLPPHSNLHHHHPHHNHHSHHHANSSSSSGSNSGSSGSHHPPPNSHHHHHHHHHHHQQTGALGCGGCTGGPTQGAQGSAGGAIGGGGGYDAEFARMESWLDENPEFMQDYFIRKATRNMVDGWLVSHATPVTTAANSVDSPTHGTNQPSSSRGGSGATTPVRKISAHEFERGGLLKPIVNTIDGTPTFLSISPQNESSASGSTQCCPNGVTYCGANLRPLRLSRNELKQLDERELIFELVKDICNDLDVRSLCHKILQNVSILLNADRGSLFLVQGKSTCGGDNTKKCLVSKLFDVCSNSTLEEMEQQDEVKVAWGTGIAGHVAESGEPVNIPDAYQDERFNREIDVQTGYRTKALLCMPIKDASGDVVGVAQVINKQGDQCFSTADEKIFSSYLQFCGIGLRNAQLYEKSQLEVKRNQVLLDLARMIFEEQSTIEHMVFRILTHMQSLIQCQRVQILLVHEASKGSFSRVFDFEANDLSGEDGDARTSPFESRFPINVGITGYVATTGETVNICNAYEDDRFDPSVDEGLNFRHKTILCMAIKNSLSQIIGVIQLINKFDDLTFTKNDENFVEAFAIFCGMGIHNTHMYEKAIIAMAKQSVTLEVLSYHASATIDDAYRLRQLKVPSSAFFKLYDFKFDDLTLDDDHTLKACLRMFLDLDLVERFHIEYEVLCRWLLSVKKNYRNVTYHNWRHAFNVTQMMFAILTSTQWWKIFGEIECLALIIACLCHDLDHRGTNNSFQIKASSPLAQLYSTSTMEHHHFDQCLMIINSPGNQILSNMSSEDYSRVIRVLEDAILSTDLAVYFRKRGAFLNLVEPASEMSSWQAEEPRSLLRAMSMTVCDLSAITKPWEIEKRVADLVSSEFFEQGDMERQELNITPIDIMNREKEDQLPMMQVGFIDSICIPIYEAFATLSDKLTPLIDGVRENKQHWIELAQSAKEAYANNNNTSENNNNNKSPCTDHAEDDGHQQDGVVECVGSPLGSPASNGTTPRKLSLEPDCTDSGHHHSIGSHESATTNSCRSIKEKIVGRLGADLASSPPYADKPSFLVVGQKGNGWVNGDKVRLIRLSSSDGKTSELLLDDQLPRHPATVDDQDALDAALE; encoded by the exons GACTGCACTTGCGCAGCATAGAGGAGCCCCAGAGCAGAATGCCCACCGAGCAGGGGGGCACAGTGGGGCTCGATGCTACGTTGGGCTCTCGTGCTGGTGTCCCCCTGCCGCTACAGCTACCACCACACAGCAaccttcaccatcaccacccgcaccacaaccaccacagcCACCATCATgcaaatagcagcagcagcagcggcagcaacagcggcaGTAGCGGTAGCCATCATCCTCCCCCCAACagccatcaccatcaccatcaccatcatcaccatcaccagcagaCAGGGGCGCTGGGTTGCGGCGGCTGCACGGGAGGTCCAACCCAAGGCGCTCAAGGATCGGCAGGTGGAGccattggtggtggtggcggataCGATGCCGAGTTTGCCCGCATGGAGTCGTGGCTGGACGAGAACCCGGAGTTCATGCAGGATTACTTCATCCGCAAGGCGACGCGCAACATGGTGGACGGGTGGCTCGTTTCGCACGCCACACCGGTGACCACGGCGGCCAACAGTGTGGACTCGCCGACGCACGGCACCAATCAGCCGAGCTCGTCACGCGGCGGTTCCGGCGCGACAACACCCGTCAG GAAAATATCTGCCCACGAGTTCGAACGAGGCGGCCTGTTGAAACCGATCGTGAACACCATTGACGGCACACCGACCTTCCTGAGCATCAGCCCACAGAACGAGTCGTCCGCTTCCGGCAGCACCCAGTGCTGCCCGAACGGTGTCACGTACTGTGGGGCCAACCTGCGACCGCTCCGCCTGTCCCGCAACGAGCTGAAGCAGCTCGACGAGCGGGAGCTTATATTCGAGCTG gtgAAAGATATATGCAATGATCTCGACGTACGCTCGCTCTGTCACAAAATCCTGCAAAATGTGTCAATTCTGCTGAATGCCGATCGTGGCTCACTGTTCCTGGTGCAGGGCAAGAGTACCTGCGGTGGCGACAATACCAAAAA ATGCTTAGTGTCGAAGCTGTTCGACGTGTGCTCCAACAGTACGCTGGAGGAGATGGAGCAGCAGGACGAGGTAAAGGTGGCCTGGGGTACCGGGATCGCTGGACACGTTGCCGAAAGTGGTGAACCTGTAAATATACCGGATGCTTACCAG gATGAACGTTTCAACCGGGAAATCGATGTACAAACTGGCTACCGTACAAAGGCGCTACTCTGCATGCCAATCAAGGATGCGTCCGGGGATGTGGTTGGGGTCGCGCAAGTGATAAACAAACAGGGTGATCAGTGCTTTAGCACCGCGGACGAGAAG ATTTTCTCCTCCTACCTGCAGTTCTGTGGCATCGGGCTTCGGAATGCGCAACTGTACGAAAAGTCACAGCTAGAGGTGAAACGCAACCAGGTGCTGCTCGATCTCGCCAGGATGATCTTCGAGGAGCAGAGCACGATCGAGCACATGGTGTTTCGCATTCTGACCCACATGCAGAGCTTAATACAATGCCAAAGAGTGCAG ATCCTGCTGGTGCACGAAGCGTCCAAGGGTAGCTTTTCGCGGGTGTTCGACTTCGAAGCCAACGATCTCAGCGGCGAGGACGGCGATGCTCGCACGAGCCCGTTCGAGTCCCGCTTTCCGATCAACGTCGGAATTACTGGCTACGTGGCAACAACTGGCGAG ACTGTAAATATCTGCAACGCGTACGAGGACGATCGGTTCGATCCGAGTGTCGACGAAGGGCTCAATTTCCGCCACAAAACCATCCTCTGTATGGCGATCAAGAATTCATTAAGTCAAATTATAGGAGTAATCCAGCTGATCAACAAGTTCGATGATCTA ACTTTTaccaaaaatgatgaaaactTTGTTGAAGCGTTCGCCATCTTTTGCGGCATGGGCATTCACAACACGCACATGTACGAGAAGGCAATCATCGCGATGGCAAAGCAGAGTGTCACGCTGGAGGTGCTGAGCTATCACGCCTCCGCCACCATCGATGATGCGTACCGGTTACGG CAACTAAAAGTGCCATCATCCGCGTTCTTCAAACTGTACGACTTCAAGTTCGACGATCTGACACTGGACGACGACCACACGCTGAAGGCGTGCCTGCGCATGTTTCTGGACCTGGATCTGGTCGAGCGGTTTCACATCGAGTACGAGGTCCTGTGCCGGTGGTTGCTGAGCGTGAAGAAAAACTATCGCAACGTGACGTACCACAACTGGCGGCACGCGTTCAACGTGACGCAGATGATGTTTGCCATCCTCACGTCGACCCAGTGGTGGAAGATCTTTGGCGAGATTGAGTGCCTTGCGCTGATCATAGCCTGCCTGTGCCACGATCTGGATCACCGTGGGACCAACAATTCGTTCCAGATTAA AGCCTCGTCACCGCTGGCTCAGCTCTACTCGACGTCCACGATGGAGCACCATCACTTCGACCAGTGTCTGATGATCATCAACAGCCCCGGCAACCAGATACTGTCCAACATGTCCTCGGAGGACTACAGCCGTGTGATACGCGTGCTCGAAGATGCCATCCTATCCACCGATCTGGCCGTTTATTTCAG GAAACGTGGAGCCTTTTTGAATTTAGTCGAACCGGCCAGTGAAATGAGTTCCTGGCAGGCGGAGGAGCCACGCTCGCTGCTGCGCGCGATGAGCATGACCGTCTGCGACCTGTCCGCCATCACCAAGCCGTGGGAAATCGAGAAGCGCGTCGCCGATCTGGTCAGCTCGGAGTTCTTCGAGCAGGGCGATATGGAGCGGCAAGAGTTAAACATCACACCGATT GATATAATGAATCGAGAGAAGGAGGATCAATTGCCAATGATGCAGGTTGGCTTTATTGATTCGATCTGTATTCCTATTTATGAG GCTTTTGCAACCCTGTCCGACAAGCTGACGCCGCTGATCGATGGTGTGCGGGAGAACAAGCAGCACTGGATCGAGCTGGCCCAAAGCGCGAAGGAGGCGTAcgcaaacaacaataacacgagcgaaaacaataataacaacaagaGCCCCTGCACGGACCATGCGGAGGACGACGGCCACCAGCAGGATGGGGTGGTGGAGTGCGTCGGCAGCCCGCTCGGATCACCAGCAAGTAATGGAACTACCCCGCGTAAGCTTTCCCTTGAACCTGATTGTACTGATAGTGGTCACCACCACAGTATAGGTAGCCACGAGTCGGCCACCACTAACAGTTGTCGTAGCATAAAGGAGAAGATCGTCGGCCGGCTGGGGGCCGATCTCGCATCGTCGCCACCGTACGCGGACAAGCCCTCGTTCCTGGTGGTCGGCCAGAAGGGCAACGGATGGGTGAACGGGGACAAGGTGCGGCTCATACGGCTGTCATCGTCGGATGGTAAGACgagcgagctgctgctggacgatcAGCTGCCGCGGCATCCGGCGACGGTGGACGACCAGGACGCGCTCGACGCAGCGTTGGAGTGA
- the LOC120903503 gene encoding dual 3',5'-cyclic-AMP and -GMP phosphodiesterase 11-like isoform X1 yields MTSVCMLQIFIVAVRLPLYCLCNYTRTCVATSLLSTRRPNGDGIFRKIVTLATPGDTVPPVLWRSRRKADIHKLWRPNDAVRLLGTNWTLARKLGLHLRSIEEPQSRMPTEQGGTVGLDATLGSRAGVPLPLQLPPHSNLHHHHPHHNHHSHHHANSSSSSGSNSGSSGSHHPPPNSHHHHHHHHHHHQQTGALGCGGCTGGPTQGAQGSAGGAIGGGGGYDAEFARMESWLDENPEFMQDYFIRKATRNMVDGWLVSHATPVTTAANSVDSPTHGTNQPSSSRGGSGATTPVRKISAHEFERGGLLKPIVNTIDGTPTFLSISPQNESSASGSTQCCPNGVTYCGANLRPLRLSRNELKQLDERELIFELVKDICNDLDVRSLCHKILQNVSILLNADRGSLFLVQGKSTCGGDNTKKCLVSKLFDVCSNSTLEEMEQQDEVKVAWGTGIAGHVAESGEPVNIPDAYQDERFNREIDVQTGYRTKALLCMPIKDASGDVVGVAQVINKQGDQCFSTADEKIFSSYLQFCGIGLRNAQLYEKSQLEVKRNQVLLDLARMIFEEQSTIEHMVFRILTHMQSLIQCQRVQILLVHEASKGSFSRVFDFEANDLSGEDGDARTSPFESRFPINVGITGYVATTGETVNICNAYEDDRFDPSVDEGLNFRHKTILCMAIKNSLSQIIGVIQLINKFDDLTFTKNDENFVEAFAIFCGMGIHNTHMYEKAIIAMAKQSVTLEVLSYHASATIDDAYRLRQLKVPSSAFFKLYDFKFDDLTLDDDHTLKACLRMFLDLDLVERFHIEYEVLCRWLLSVKKNYRNVTYHNWRHAFNVTQMMFAILTSTQWWKIFGEIECLALIIACLCHDLDHRGTNNSFQIKASSPLAQLYSTSTMEHHHFDQCLMIINSPGNQILSNMSSEDYSRVIRVLEDAILSTDLAVYFRKRGAFLNLVEPASEMSSWQAEEPRSLLRAMSMTVCDLSAITKPWEIEKRVADLVSSEFFEQGDMERQELNITPIDIMNREKEDQLPMMQVGFIDSICIPIYEAFATLSDKLTPLIDGVRENKQHWIELAQSAKEAYANNNNTSENNNNNKSPCTDHAEDDGHQQDGVVECVGSPLGSPASNGTTPRKLSLEPDCTDSGHHHSIGSHESATTNSCRSIKEKIVGRLGADLASSPPYADKPSFLVVGQKGNGWVNGDKVRLIRLSSSDGKTSELLLDDQLPRHPATVDDQDALDAALE; encoded by the exons GACTGCACTTGCGCAGCATAGAGGAGCCCCAGAGCAGAATGCCCACCGAGCAGGGGGGCACAGTGGGGCTCGATGCTACGTTGGGCTCTCGTGCTGGTGTCCCCCTGCCGCTACAGCTACCACCACACAGCAaccttcaccatcaccacccgcaccacaaccaccacagcCACCATCATgcaaatagcagcagcagcagcggcagcaacagcggcaGTAGCGGTAGCCATCATCCTCCCCCCAACagccatcaccatcaccatcaccatcatcaccatcaccagcagaCAGGGGCGCTGGGTTGCGGCGGCTGCACGGGAGGTCCAACCCAAGGCGCTCAAGGATCGGCAGGTGGAGccattggtggtggtggcggataCGATGCCGAGTTTGCCCGCATGGAGTCGTGGCTGGACGAGAACCCGGAGTTCATGCAGGATTACTTCATCCGCAAGGCGACGCGCAACATGGTGGACGGGTGGCTCGTTTCGCACGCCACACCGGTGACCACGGCGGCCAACAGTGTGGACTCGCCGACGCACGGCACCAATCAGCCGAGCTCGTCACGCGGCGGTTCCGGCGCGACAACACCCGTCAG GAAAATATCTGCCCACGAGTTCGAACGAGGCGGCCTGTTGAAACCGATCGTGAACACCATTGACGGCACACCGACCTTCCTGAGCATCAGCCCACAGAACGAGTCGTCCGCTTCCGGCAGCACCCAGTGCTGCCCGAACGGTGTCACGTACTGTGGGGCCAACCTGCGACCGCTCCGCCTGTCCCGCAACGAGCTGAAGCAGCTCGACGAGCGGGAGCTTATATTCGAGCTG gtgAAAGATATATGCAATGATCTCGACGTACGCTCGCTCTGTCACAAAATCCTGCAAAATGTGTCAATTCTGCTGAATGCCGATCGTGGCTCACTGTTCCTGGTGCAGGGCAAGAGTACCTGCGGTGGCGACAATACCAAAAA ATGCTTAGTGTCGAAGCTGTTCGACGTGTGCTCCAACAGTACGCTGGAGGAGATGGAGCAGCAGGACGAGGTAAAGGTGGCCTGGGGTACCGGGATCGCTGGACACGTTGCCGAAAGTGGTGAACCTGTAAATATACCGGATGCTTACCAG gATGAACGTTTCAACCGGGAAATCGATGTACAAACTGGCTACCGTACAAAGGCGCTACTCTGCATGCCAATCAAGGATGCGTCCGGGGATGTGGTTGGGGTCGCGCAAGTGATAAACAAACAGGGTGATCAGTGCTTTAGCACCGCGGACGAGAAG ATTTTCTCCTCCTACCTGCAGTTCTGTGGCATCGGGCTTCGGAATGCGCAACTGTACGAAAAGTCACAGCTAGAGGTGAAACGCAACCAGGTGCTGCTCGATCTCGCCAGGATGATCTTCGAGGAGCAGAGCACGATCGAGCACATGGTGTTTCGCATTCTGACCCACATGCAGAGCTTAATACAATGCCAAAGAGTGCAG ATCCTGCTGGTGCACGAAGCGTCCAAGGGTAGCTTTTCGCGGGTGTTCGACTTCGAAGCCAACGATCTCAGCGGCGAGGACGGCGATGCTCGCACGAGCCCGTTCGAGTCCCGCTTTCCGATCAACGTCGGAATTACTGGCTACGTGGCAACAACTGGCGAG ACTGTAAATATCTGCAACGCGTACGAGGACGATCGGTTCGATCCGAGTGTCGACGAAGGGCTCAATTTCCGCCACAAAACCATCCTCTGTATGGCGATCAAGAATTCATTAAGTCAAATTATAGGAGTAATCCAGCTGATCAACAAGTTCGATGATCTA ACTTTTaccaaaaatgatgaaaactTTGTTGAAGCGTTCGCCATCTTTTGCGGCATGGGCATTCACAACACGCACATGTACGAGAAGGCAATCATCGCGATGGCAAAGCAGAGTGTCACGCTGGAGGTGCTGAGCTATCACGCCTCCGCCACCATCGATGATGCGTACCGGTTACGG CAACTAAAAGTGCCATCATCCGCGTTCTTCAAACTGTACGACTTCAAGTTCGACGATCTGACACTGGACGACGACCACACGCTGAAGGCGTGCCTGCGCATGTTTCTGGACCTGGATCTGGTCGAGCGGTTTCACATCGAGTACGAGGTCCTGTGCCGGTGGTTGCTGAGCGTGAAGAAAAACTATCGCAACGTGACGTACCACAACTGGCGGCACGCGTTCAACGTGACGCAGATGATGTTTGCCATCCTCACGTCGACCCAGTGGTGGAAGATCTTTGGCGAGATTGAGTGCCTTGCGCTGATCATAGCCTGCCTGTGCCACGATCTGGATCACCGTGGGACCAACAATTCGTTCCAGATTAA AGCCTCGTCACCGCTGGCTCAGCTCTACTCGACGTCCACGATGGAGCACCATCACTTCGACCAGTGTCTGATGATCATCAACAGCCCCGGCAACCAGATACTGTCCAACATGTCCTCGGAGGACTACAGCCGTGTGATACGCGTGCTCGAAGATGCCATCCTATCCACCGATCTGGCCGTTTATTTCAG GAAACGTGGAGCCTTTTTGAATTTAGTCGAACCGGCCAGTGAAATGAGTTCCTGGCAGGCGGAGGAGCCACGCTCGCTGCTGCGCGCGATGAGCATGACCGTCTGCGACCTGTCCGCCATCACCAAGCCGTGGGAAATCGAGAAGCGCGTCGCCGATCTGGTCAGCTCGGAGTTCTTCGAGCAGGGCGATATGGAGCGGCAAGAGTTAAACATCACACCGATT GATATAATGAATCGAGAGAAGGAGGATCAATTGCCAATGATGCAGGTTGGCTTTATTGATTCGATCTGTATTCCTATTTATGAG GCTTTTGCAACCCTGTCCGACAAGCTGACGCCGCTGATCGATGGTGTGCGGGAGAACAAGCAGCACTGGATCGAGCTGGCCCAAAGCGCGAAGGAGGCGTAcgcaaacaacaataacacgagcgaaaacaataataacaacaagaGCCCCTGCACGGACCATGCGGAGGACGACGGCCACCAGCAGGATGGGGTGGTGGAGTGCGTCGGCAGCCCGCTCGGATCACCAGCAAGTAATGGAACTACCCCGCGTAAGCTTTCCCTTGAACCTGATTGTACTGATAGTGGTCACCACCACAGTATAGGTAGCCACGAGTCGGCCACCACTAACAGTTGTCGTAGCATAAAGGAGAAGATCGTCGGCCGGCTGGGGGCCGATCTCGCATCGTCGCCACCGTACGCGGACAAGCCCTCGTTCCTGGTGGTCGGCCAGAAGGGCAACGGATGGGTGAACGGGGACAAGGTGCGGCTCATACGGCTGTCATCGTCGGATGGTAAGACgagcgagctgctgctggacgatcAGCTGCCGCGGCATCCGGCGACGGTGGACGACCAGGACGCGCTCGACGCAGCGTTGGAGTGA